From a single Methylosinus sp. H3A genomic region:
- a CDS encoding NAD(P)H-dependent glycerol-3-phosphate dehydrogenase, with amino-acid sequence MSSEEKIAVLGAGAWGTALANVAATGRSGVALWGHDPEHIAALARDRENRAYLPGMPLAEGVAPCAEPSVVAGAGVVLGVVPAQAMRGVARRFRPILAPGTAFVICSKGIERGTRRFMSEVAAEELPQAKIAILSGPSFAADVCRGLPTAVTLAARDEALARRLSELLSTRAFRLYRSTDVLGVEIGGAAKNVLAIASGMAAGRALGASAGAALIARGFAELMRLGRAYGVNQETLMGLSGLGDLVLTCGSAQSRNFALGAALGRGEAPLEAAHGKLAEGAFTASALVAMARERGVEMPIAEAVDAILAGAIGVDQAIEALLMRPLKAEA; translated from the coding sequence ATGAGCAGCGAGGAGAAGATCGCCGTGCTCGGCGCCGGCGCCTGGGGCACGGCGCTCGCCAATGTCGCCGCGACCGGCCGCTCGGGCGTCGCGCTCTGGGGTCACGATCCCGAGCATATCGCCGCTCTGGCGCGCGACCGCGAGAACCGCGCGTATCTCCCCGGCATGCCGCTCGCCGAGGGCGTCGCGCCCTGCGCCGAGCCTTCGGTGGTCGCGGGCGCCGGCGTCGTGCTCGGCGTCGTCCCCGCCCAGGCGATGCGCGGGGTCGCGCGGCGCTTCCGTCCGATTCTGGCGCCCGGAACGGCTTTCGTCATCTGCTCCAAGGGCATAGAGCGCGGTACGCGCCGTTTCATGAGCGAGGTGGCGGCCGAGGAATTGCCGCAGGCGAAGATCGCCATTCTCTCCGGCCCGAGCTTCGCCGCCGACGTCTGCCGCGGCCTTCCCACGGCGGTGACGCTCGCCGCCCGCGACGAGGCGCTGGCGCGGCGCCTCAGCGAATTGCTGTCGACGCGCGCTTTCCGCCTCTATCGCTCCACCGATGTGCTCGGCGTCGAGATCGGCGGCGCGGCGAAGAATGTGCTGGCCATCGCCAGCGGCATGGCGGCGGGCAGGGCGCTGGGCGCCAGCGCCGGGGCCGCGCTGATCGCCCGCGGCTTCGCCGAGCTGATGCGCCTCGGCCGCGCCTATGGCGTCAATCAGGAGACTTTGATGGGCCTCTCGGGCCTCGGCGATCTGGTCCTCACCTGCGGCTCGGCGCAATCGCGCAATTTTGCGCTGGGCGCGGCCCTGGGGCGCGGCGAGGCGCCGCTCGAGGCCGCCCATGGCAAGCTCGCGGAGGGCGCCTTCACCGCCTCCGCTCTCGTGGCCATGGCCAGGGAGCGCGGCGTCGAAATGCCGATCGCCGAAGCGGTGGATGCGATTCTGGCGGGCGCGATCGGCGTCGATCAGGCGATCGAGGCGCTGCTGATGCGGCCGCTGAAGGCCGAGGCTTGA
- a CDS encoding DUF2865 domain-containing protein has protein sequence MSAKHITPETASRKGPLRRLAGALALVAAALLASPALAQSAYCDNLRAQIAAAGNNAGSARYRAAAATQQKEIDRTVAYGRSIGCDRQQFLFFGNAPPPQCGAINGRVAQMRSNLASLQQSSGDGQRQALQARFDQQCRPQPTRVVSRQRNILEELFGSQEEEPTTARELPATPQESDLDDNGAPVARGGSLAVCVRACDGGFFPISYSARRANLADLQDICRAQCPNVEVALYTRSPSRDIETAVSMDGEAYADHPNALKFTKSYDPTCSCRPAGRSWAETLAEAERLLAERNRGDLVVSEEKAEELSRPIAARAARGAVSPNLPSPGPEPAQPDKRPVAGRETTREIVGADGVKKRVRVIAPTL, from the coding sequence ATGTCGGCCAAACATATCACCCCGGAGACAGCTTCGCGGAAGGGGCCGCTACGGCGCCTCGCGGGCGCGCTCGCCCTGGTGGCCGCAGCGCTGCTCGCTTCGCCGGCTCTGGCGCAATCGGCCTATTGCGACAATCTGCGCGCGCAGATCGCCGCCGCCGGCAATAATGCGGGCTCGGCCCGCTATCGCGCCGCCGCGGCGACCCAGCAGAAAGAGATCGACCGCACCGTCGCCTATGGGCGCTCCATCGGCTGCGATCGGCAGCAATTCCTGTTCTTCGGCAACGCCCCACCGCCGCAATGCGGCGCGATCAACGGCCGCGTCGCGCAGATGCGCTCCAATCTCGCCTCGCTCCAGCAGAGTTCGGGCGACGGCCAGCGGCAGGCGCTGCAGGCGCGCTTCGATCAGCAGTGCCGGCCGCAGCCGACGCGCGTCGTCTCCCGCCAGCGCAATATTCTCGAGGAGCTGTTCGGCTCGCAAGAGGAGGAGCCGACGACTGCCCGCGAGCTCCCGGCGACGCCGCAGGAGAGCGATCTGGACGACAATGGCGCGCCGGTCGCGCGCGGCGGCTCGCTCGCGGTCTGCGTGCGCGCTTGCGACGGCGGCTTCTTCCCGATCAGCTATTCGGCCCGCCGCGCCAATCTCGCCGATCTCCAGGATATCTGCCGGGCGCAATGCCCGAATGTCGAAGTGGCGCTCTACACGCGCTCGCCCTCACGCGACATAGAGACCGCAGTGTCGATGGACGGCGAGGCCTATGCCGACCATCCCAATGCGCTGAAATTCACCAAGAGCTACGACCCCACCTGCTCCTGCCGCCCGGCCGGCCGCAGCTGGGCGGAGACGCTCGCCGAGGCAGAGCGCCTGCTGGCCGAGAGGAACCGCGGCGATCTCGTCGTCTCGGAGGAAAAGGCGGAGGAGCTCTCGCGGCCGATCGCCGCGCGCGCTGCGCGGGGCGCCGTCTCGCCCAACCTCCCCTCCCCCGGCCCGGAGCCCGCTCAGCCGGACAAACGGCCGGTCGCGGGCCGCGAGACGACGCGGGAGATCGTCGGCGCCGATGGCGTCAAGAAACGCGTGCGCGTCATCGCCCCGACATTGTGA
- a CDS encoding MarC family protein: protein MDLDYLVSAFVTLLVVVEPLGLAPVFVAATSGLEARTKRIIAFRASVYALAILVGSALIGQRLLGAMGISIPAFRIAGGFLLFSIASEMVFGVRIQRDSKAAEKALAEHVHNIAAYPLAIPLMAGPGAITATVLLASDAHGSVTLIATLIAVIAAIMTICLVFCLIAGEVAQFFGTAANVVLTRLLGVLLAALAVQFVADGVRAFLQG from the coding sequence ATGGATCTCGACTATCTCGTCTCGGCCTTTGTGACGCTGCTCGTCGTCGTCGAGCCGCTCGGCCTCGCGCCGGTTTTCGTCGCGGCGACCTCGGGACTCGAGGCGCGCACCAAACGCATCATCGCCTTTCGCGCCAGCGTCTATGCGCTCGCCATTCTGGTGGGCTCCGCGCTCATCGGCCAGAGGCTGCTCGGCGCCATGGGCATCTCTATTCCGGCCTTCCGCATCGCCGGCGGGTTTCTCTTATTCTCGATCGCCTCGGAAATGGTGTTCGGCGTCCGCATACAGCGCGACTCCAAAGCGGCGGAAAAAGCGCTCGCCGAGCATGTGCATAATATCGCAGCCTATCCACTGGCCATTCCGCTGATGGCCGGCCCCGGCGCGATCACGGCGACCGTGCTGCTGGCCAGCGACGCGCATGGCAGCGTGACGCTCATCGCGACGCTGATCGCGGTCATCGCCGCGATCATGACGATTTGTCTGGTTTTTTGCCTGATCGCCGGCGAGGTGGCGCAATTCTTCGGCACGGCGGCCAATGTCGTGCTGACGCGCTTGCTCGGCGTGCTGCTGGCGGCGCTGGCCGTGCAATTCGTGGCCGATGGCGTGCGGGCGTTTCTGCAGGGGTGA
- a CDS encoding phospholipase D-like domain-containing protein — protein sequence MKRLLLAAAATFSVPPPPGGLLSQEPLAVGVRVFYGPRAGFEDLDLRLIGGARKSIDMAAYVLTDRAVISALGAAAMRGVRVRIYLDGEERGGLSPAVEAVAAARNMEIKRKGRSRDLMHLKSYQVDGRALRSGSANFSVSGAEFQDNDLILIESPAAVAQFEETFERLWARSDNQKIGMR from the coding sequence ATGAAGCGGCTGTTGCTGGCCGCGGCGGCGACCTTCTCGGTTCCGCCGCCGCCCGGCGGCCTGCTGTCGCAGGAGCCGCTCGCCGTCGGCGTGCGCGTTTTCTATGGGCCGCGCGCCGGCTTCGAGGATCTCGATCTGCGCCTCATCGGCGGCGCGCGAAAATCCATCGACATGGCCGCCTATGTCCTCACCGATCGTGCGGTGATCTCGGCTCTCGGCGCAGCCGCCATGCGCGGCGTGCGCGTGCGAATCTATCTCGACGGGGAGGAGCGCGGCGGCCTCAGTCCCGCCGTCGAGGCCGTCGCCGCGGCGCGCAATATGGAGATCAAGCGCAAGGGTCGCTCGCGCGACCTCATGCATCTGAAATCCTATCAGGTGGATGGTCGGGCGCTGCGCAGCGGCTCGGCCAATTTTTCCGTCTCGGGCGCGGAATTCCAGGACAATGACCTCATATTGATCGAAAGCCCGGCCGCCGTCGCGCAATTCGAGGAGACTTTCGAGCGGCTGTGGGCGCGCTCGGACAATCAGAAGATCGGGATGAGATGA
- a CDS encoding cytochrome b/b6, whose product MTGHSTYTPKSGFARWLERRLPILGFIHESFVAYPVPKNLNYLWTFGAILSFMLVAQIVTGIVLAMHYTPETTLAFDSIEHIMRDVNWGWALRYAHANGASMFFLAVYIHIFRGMYYGSYKEPREVLWILGVVIFMLMMATGFLGYVLPWGQMSFWAATVITNLFTAIPYVGNSITTWLLGGYSVDNATLNRFFALHYLLPFVIVAIVGLHVWALHVTGQNNPTGVEVKDVQKETVPFTPYATLKDAVGLVIFVALFAWLTFFVPNYTGHPDNYIEANPLVTPPHIVPEWYFLPFYAILRAIPNKLVGVIALFASILIVAALPWLDTSKVRSGVYRPAFKKFYWVFVFVSVGLGYLGAQPAEGVYLLAARILMAYYFLHFLVVLPLLGKYEKTLSEPRSIAASLGQAATEEKPHA is encoded by the coding sequence ATGACCGGACATTCGACTTACACGCCGAAGAGCGGCTTTGCGCGCTGGCTCGAGCGGCGCCTGCCGATCCTCGGCTTCATCCACGAATCCTTCGTCGCCTATCCCGTCCCGAAGAATCTGAACTATCTTTGGACATTCGGCGCGATTCTCTCTTTCATGCTCGTCGCGCAGATCGTGACCGGCATCGTTCTGGCGATGCATTACACGCCGGAGACGACGCTCGCCTTCGACTCGATCGAGCACATCATGCGCGATGTGAATTGGGGCTGGGCGCTGCGTTACGCGCACGCCAACGGCGCCTCCATGTTCTTCCTCGCCGTCTATATCCACATCTTTCGCGGCATGTATTACGGCTCCTACAAGGAGCCGCGCGAGGTGCTGTGGATATTGGGCGTCGTCATCTTCATGCTGATGATGGCGACCGGTTTCCTGGGCTATGTGCTGCCCTGGGGGCAGATGTCCTTCTGGGCGGCGACGGTGATCACCAATCTCTTCACCGCCATTCCCTATGTGGGCAATTCCATCACCACATGGCTGCTCGGCGGCTATTCGGTCGACAACGCCACGCTGAACCGCTTCTTCGCGCTGCATTATCTGCTGCCCTTCGTCATCGTGGCCATCGTCGGCCTGCATGTCTGGGCGCTGCATGTGACGGGGCAGAACAATCCGACCGGCGTCGAGGTCAAGGATGTGCAGAAGGAGACCGTGCCCTTCACGCCCTATGCGACGTTGAAGGACGCCGTCGGCCTCGTGATCTTCGTCGCGCTCTTCGCCTGGCTCACCTTCTTCGTGCCGAACTATACGGGCCATCCGGACAATTACATCGAGGCCAATCCGCTGGTGACGCCGCCTCATATCGTGCCGGAATGGTATTTCCTGCCCTTCTACGCGATCCTGCGCGCCATCCCCAACAAGCTCGTCGGCGTCATCGCGCTGTTCGCCTCGATCCTCATCGTCGCGGCGCTGCCCTGGCTCGACACGTCCAAGGTGCGCTCTGGCGTTTATCGCCCGGCCTTCAAGAAGTTCTACTGGGTCTTCGTCTTCGTGTCGGTCGGCCTCGGCTATCTCGGCGCGCAGCCTGCGGAGGGCGTCTATCTCCTCGCCGCCCGCATATTGATGGCCTATTACTTCCTGCACTTCCTCGTCGTGCTGCCGCTGCTCGGCAAATATGAGAAAACCTTGTCCGAGCCGCGGTCGATCGCCGCCTCCCTCGGCCAGGCCGCCACGGAGGAGAAGCCCCATGCGTGA
- a CDS encoding cytochrome c1 has product MKSVVNSWKSIIVAAALAGAAGAAPALAEEGGAHSQPKPPRQEWSFAGAFGHFENAQLRRGYKVYKEVCASCHSISRLAFRNFAEKGGPEISEAEAKALAESYKIKDGPNDAGDYFERPGRLSDRVPPPFPNEQAARAALNGAYPPDMSVLAKARGYSRGFPLFLADALPGFSYQEHGVDYIVALLNGYAEAPHGVELAPGQYYNLYMPGRRTGMPPPLSDGAVTYDDGTPQTVDQYSKDVSAFLMWAAEPHLEERKSIGLKVVGFLIVLSFLVYFTKRKIWSNIQH; this is encoded by the coding sequence ATGAAATCGGTCGTCAACTCTTGGAAATCGATCATTGTGGCGGCGGCGCTCGCCGGCGCCGCCGGGGCGGCTCCGGCTCTCGCGGAGGAGGGCGGCGCGCATTCGCAGCCCAAGCCGCCGCGGCAGGAATGGAGCTTCGCCGGCGCCTTCGGCCATTTCGAAAATGCGCAGCTTCGCCGCGGCTACAAGGTCTATAAGGAGGTCTGCGCGAGCTGCCACTCGATCTCGCGGCTCGCCTTCCGCAATTTCGCCGAGAAGGGCGGGCCGGAGATATCCGAGGCGGAGGCCAAGGCGCTGGCCGAGAGCTATAAGATCAAGGACGGCCCCAACGACGCCGGCGATTATTTCGAGCGCCCGGGCCGGCTCAGCGACCGCGTCCCGCCGCCTTTCCCCAATGAGCAGGCGGCGCGGGCGGCGCTCAACGGCGCCTATCCGCCGGACATGTCGGTTCTCGCCAAGGCGCGCGGCTATTCGCGCGGCTTCCCTCTGTTCCTGGCGGATGCGCTGCCGGGCTTCTCCTATCAGGAGCATGGCGTCGACTATATCGTCGCCCTGCTCAACGGCTATGCGGAGGCGCCACATGGCGTCGAACTGGCGCCCGGGCAGTATTACAATCTCTACATGCCCGGCCGCCGCACCGGCATGCCGCCGCCGCTCTCGGACGGCGCCGTGACCTATGACGATGGAACGCCGCAGACGGTCGACCAATATTCCAAGGATGTGAGCGCTTTTCTGATGTGGGCGGCCGAGCCCCATCTCGAGGAGCGCAAGTCGATCGGCCTGAAGGTGGTCGGCTTCCTGATCGTCTTGTCCTTCCTGGTCTATTTCACCAAGCGCAAGATCTGGTCGAACATCCAGCATTGA
- the petA gene encoding ubiquinol-cytochrome c reductase iron-sulfur subunit: protein MSNATKAEPNRRDILFLATGAAAGVAAGAAVWPLIAQMNPDASTLALASTELDIAAIPEGQIVTVKWRGKPVFVRHRTKQEIEAAQNVPLAALPDPEADSARVKKPEWLVVVGVCTHLGCIPTGHEGEFHGWFCPCHGSTYDTSGRIRSGPAPSNLEVPDYAFLSDTKIKIG from the coding sequence GTGAGCAATGCGACAAAGGCGGAGCCGAACCGCCGGGATATCTTGTTCCTCGCCACCGGGGCGGCGGCGGGCGTCGCAGCAGGCGCCGCCGTATGGCCGCTGATCGCGCAGATGAATCCGGACGCCTCGACGCTGGCGTTGGCGTCGACCGAGCTCGACATCGCAGCCATTCCCGAGGGGCAGATCGTCACGGTCAAATGGCGTGGCAAGCCGGTCTTCGTGCGGCACCGCACCAAACAGGAGATCGAGGCCGCGCAGAATGTCCCGCTCGCCGCGCTGCCCGATCCAGAGGCCGATTCGGCGCGCGTGAAGAAGCCCGAATGGCTCGTCGTCGTCGGCGTCTGCACGCATCTCGGCTGCATTCCCACCGGCCATGAGGGCGAGTTCCACGGCTGGTTCTGCCCCTGCCACGGCTCCACATACGACACCTCCGGCCGCATTCGCAGCGGCCCGGCTCCGAGCAATCTCGAAGTGCCCGATTACGCCTTCCTGAGCGACACCAAGATCAAGATCGGCTGA
- the tsaD gene encoding tRNA (adenosine(37)-N6)-threonylcarbamoyltransferase complex transferase subunit TsaD, whose protein sequence is MRVLGIETTCDETAVAVVASRIGGDGGDILSNEVMSQIAQHAAYGGVVPEIAARAHIDVLERLIVRALDTAGTDLSGVDAIAASAGPGLIGGILVGLTAAKALALAADKPFIAVNHLEAHALTGRLTERLDFPYLALLISGGHTQLVAVLGVGDYKRLGSTVDDAAGEAFDKVAKMLGLPYPGGPHIERLAEEGDPARFDFPRPMFGREGADFSLSGLKTAVRQEIARLEITRPGPPTERDVADLAASFQAAIVDVLVDRVRSGLRIFTQNGGRPNGLVIGGGVGANGAIRRALTRLCAETGLRFVSPPPNLCSDNGAIVAWAGLERFARGMTDDLTFAARPRWPLDATAGALHHGKA, encoded by the coding sequence ATGCGCGTTCTCGGCATTGAAACCACCTGTGACGAGACGGCGGTCGCCGTCGTGGCCTCGCGCATCGGCGGCGATGGCGGCGACATTCTCTCCAATGAGGTGATGAGCCAGATCGCCCAGCATGCGGCCTATGGCGGCGTGGTGCCCGAGATCGCGGCGCGCGCTCATATAGATGTGCTCGAGCGGCTGATCGTGCGCGCCCTCGACACGGCCGGGACCGATCTTTCCGGCGTCGACGCGATCGCGGCCTCGGCCGGGCCGGGGCTCATCGGCGGCATTCTGGTCGGGCTCACGGCGGCCAAGGCGCTGGCGCTCGCCGCCGACAAGCCCTTCATCGCCGTCAATCACCTCGAGGCCCATGCGCTGACCGGCCGCCTCACCGAGCGGCTGGACTTTCCCTATCTCGCTCTGCTGATCTCGGGCGGCCATACGCAGCTCGTCGCCGTGCTGGGCGTCGGCGACTATAAGCGGCTCGGCTCCACAGTGGACGACGCCGCCGGCGAAGCCTTCGACAAGGTCGCGAAAATGCTGGGCCTGCCCTATCCCGGCGGCCCGCACATAGAGCGGCTCGCGGAGGAGGGCGACCCCGCGCGCTTCGACTTCCCGCGCCCCATGTTCGGCCGCGAGGGCGCGGATTTCTCGCTCTCCGGCCTCAAGACCGCGGTGCGCCAGGAGATCGCGCGGCTGGAGATCACACGCCCGGGACCGCCGACGGAGCGCGACGTCGCCGATCTCGCCGCCTCCTTCCAGGCGGCCATTGTCGATGTGCTCGTCGATCGCGTGCGCTCTGGGCTGCGCATCTTCACGCAGAATGGCGGCCGTCCCAATGGCCTCGTCATCGGCGGCGGCGTCGGCGCCAATGGCGCGATCCGCCGCGCGCTCACCCGCCTCTGCGCCGAGACCGGCCTGCGCTTCGTCTCGCCGCCGCCGAACCTTTGCTCCGACAATGGCGCGATCGTCGCCTGGGCCGGGCTCGAGCGTTTCGCGCGCGGCATGACGGATGATCTCACCTTCGCCGCGCGCCCGCGCTGGCCGCTCGACGCCACCGCCGGAGCGCTCCACCACGGCAAGGCGTGA
- a CDS encoding outer membrane protein has product MSNWTKSFRSIAALAAVIAAGGAAAADLPSTKAAPAPPLAPAFSWQGFYIGAYAGALLGEGAFTYFRDTPLRGAGFVGGGTLGYNWQWTPTIVLGLEADFGYRGAINAETVAWNTPSPTDTGVFGTFRGRLGYAFTPKWILYGTAGFAYGTDFAPGAFTAILPATIGQLSTGTTVRAGWTAGAGVEYAWSDNISVKGEYLYTELADSGVSYSTNFGAVPINVKSAGHIVRGGINYHFATPAVVAPAPIVTK; this is encoded by the coding sequence ATGTCGAATTGGACGAAAAGCTTCCGCTCGATCGCCGCCCTCGCGGCGGTGATCGCGGCGGGCGGGGCCGCGGCGGCGGACCTTCCGTCGACGAAGGCCGCGCCTGCGCCGCCGCTGGCGCCGGCGTTCAGCTGGCAAGGCTTCTATATCGGCGCCTATGCCGGCGCCTTGCTGGGCGAGGGGGCCTTCACCTATTTCCGCGACACGCCGCTGCGCGGCGCGGGTTTCGTCGGCGGCGGCACGCTCGGCTATAATTGGCAGTGGACGCCGACGATCGTGCTCGGCCTCGAGGCGGATTTCGGCTATCGCGGCGCGATCAACGCCGAGACCGTCGCCTGGAACACGCCGAGCCCGACCGACACCGGAGTCTTCGGCACATTCCGCGGGCGTCTCGGCTACGCCTTCACGCCGAAGTGGATCCTCTATGGAACGGCCGGCTTCGCCTATGGGACCGATTTCGCGCCCGGCGCCTTCACGGCGATCCTGCCGGCGACGATCGGCCAGCTCTCCACGGGGACGACCGTGCGCGCCGGCTGGACGGCGGGCGCCGGCGTCGAATACGCCTGGTCCGACAATATCTCTGTGAAGGGCGAGTATCTCTATACGGAGCTCGCCGATTCGGGCGTGAGCTATTCCACCAATTTCGGCGCCGTGCCGATCAATGTGAAGAGCGCCGGCCATATCGTTCGCGGCGGCATCAACTATCATTTCGCGACGCCCGCCGTCGTGGCTCCCGCGCCTATCGTGACCAAATAA
- a CDS encoding LysE family translocator — translation MPNGEKREDVVSGRYLVFVATVVSLIAVPGPDMLYVLGRSLASGGRAGCFSALGIASGYALLTLLVAAGFQLVFEAFPALFLALKYIGVAYLSWLAFRLIRSDGGFEALSRRPERDDWAAFSAGVATSLLNPKGLLFYFAILPQFFAAADGPFWRHALVYGWTTSFLCLTLYSALGCAASYGARRWTPEPAASRGLSRLAGVLLLMSVLAMLGAEWSGVAAAH, via the coding sequence ATGCCGAATGGGGAGAAGCGCGAGGATGTCGTGAGCGGCCGTTATCTGGTTTTCGTGGCGACGGTCGTCAGTCTGATCGCCGTTCCGGGGCCGGACATGCTGTATGTCCTCGGCCGCTCGCTGGCGTCCGGCGGACGCGCGGGCTGCTTTTCCGCTCTCGGCATAGCCTCCGGCTATGCGCTTCTCACCTTGCTGGTGGCGGCGGGGTTTCAGCTCGTCTTCGAGGCTTTTCCGGCGCTTTTCCTCGCCCTCAAATATATCGGCGTCGCCTATCTGTCCTGGCTCGCCTTTCGCCTCATCCGCTCCGATGGCGGCTTCGAGGCGCTGAGCCGGCGCCCCGAGCGTGACGATTGGGCCGCCTTCTCGGCCGGCGTCGCGACCAGCCTGCTCAATCCCAAAGGGCTGCTCTTCTATTTCGCCATATTGCCGCAGTTCTTCGCCGCCGCCGACGGGCCGTTCTGGCGGCACGCCCTCGTCTATGGCTGGACGACGAGCTTTTTGTGCCTGACGCTCTATTCCGCGCTCGGCTGCGCGGCGAGCTATGGCGCGCGACGATGGACGCCGGAACCGGCGGCGAGCCGGGGTCTCTCCCGCCTCGCCGGAGTTCTGCTGCTCATGTCGGTGCTGGCCATGCTCGGCGCCGAATGGAGCGGCGTCGCCGCGGCCCACTGA
- a CDS encoding glycosyltransferase family 39 protein, with product MRNVAAPLSRGAGEGEGLAVFRSSDAPRYFPALIALTLLGAALRLYAARGDLWLDEIWTLNLLERARSFVDVFIGLHHDNNHVANSAWLWLLGPDAPVPLMRLAAVVLGVLAIPAAAAASRRYCDAAGLLAAFVFATSYFFVHYGSEARGYAGMTLAVLLAYGILDAIVVQGASGRRLLILAAAIGFGTFCHLTMIEATAALVLTAVVRARRRDLGRAVAIGAVAGLASLPALGCFVYGALAPDFQVGAMVPLSAQIFAEGVSGMARATLGFPRGVDDFAILAMAALLALGLLAVLPAERQVFPAIAVFGLPLLHVAAALPSQQYPRFHSTAAIGLALLAAEGCTALYHAGAWRRWAAIILLSGFAAGDALKLADFYRDGRGHYADAVKIMAERKEAPYAVDFARGETKAVVAYHARRLGVAATPVALADWCATPPVFLLVVDLPDANADHAERRSAGPSDCRAAFRRRGAFPASGLSGFAWTLYEREEGVTMSGR from the coding sequence TTGCGAAACGTCGCCGCCCCCCTCTCCCGCGGAGCGGGGGAGGGTGAGGGCCTCGCGGTCTTCCGATCGAGCGACGCGCCCCGCTATTTCCCCGCCCTCATCGCCCTCACCCTTCTCGGCGCCGCGCTGCGCCTCTACGCCGCGCGAGGAGATCTCTGGCTCGATGAAATCTGGACGCTGAACCTGCTCGAGCGGGCGCGTTCCTTCGTCGATGTGTTCATCGGCCTGCATCACGACAATAATCATGTCGCCAATTCCGCCTGGCTCTGGCTCCTCGGTCCCGACGCTCCGGTTCCGCTCATGCGGCTGGCGGCGGTCGTGCTCGGCGTTCTGGCCATTCCCGCCGCCGCGGCCGCCAGCCGCCGCTATTGCGACGCCGCCGGGCTCCTCGCCGCCTTCGTCTTTGCGACCTCTTATTTCTTCGTCCATTACGGCTCGGAGGCGCGCGGCTACGCCGGCATGACGCTCGCCGTCCTGCTGGCCTACGGAATCTTGGACGCCATTGTGGTCCAGGGCGCCTCTGGGCGCCGTCTGCTGATCCTAGCGGCGGCGATCGGCTTTGGAACCTTCTGCCATCTCACAATGATCGAGGCGACGGCCGCGCTCGTTCTGACGGCGGTCGTGCGCGCCCGTCGGCGCGATCTGGGCCGGGCCGTCGCCATTGGCGCTGTGGCCGGGCTGGCCAGCCTTCCGGCGCTGGGCTGCTTCGTCTATGGCGCTCTCGCTCCGGATTTTCAGGTCGGGGCGATGGTCCCGTTGAGCGCGCAGATTTTCGCCGAGGGCGTCTCGGGAATGGCGCGGGCGACGCTGGGCTTCCCGCGCGGAGTCGATGATTTCGCCATTCTCGCCATGGCGGCGCTGCTCGCGCTCGGCCTGCTGGCGGTTCTGCCGGCCGAGCGGCAGGTGTTTCCGGCGATCGCGGTTTTCGGCCTACCGCTGCTGCATGTCGCCGCGGCTCTGCCGAGCCAGCAATATCCGCGTTTCCATTCCACGGCGGCGATCGGCCTGGCGCTGCTCGCCGCCGAAGGCTGCACGGCGCTCTACCACGCGGGAGCCTGGAGGCGCTGGGCGGCGATCATCCTGCTCTCAGGGTTTGCGGCCGGCGACGCGCTGAAGCTCGCCGATTTCTACCGCGACGGCCGCGGCCATTACGCCGATGCGGTGAAGATCATGGCCGAGCGGAAAGAGGCGCCTTACGCCGTCGATTTCGCGCGAGGGGAGACGAAGGCCGTCGTCGCCTATCACGCGCGCAGGCTCGGCGTCGCCGCGACGCCCGTCGCCCTGGCGGATTGGTGCGCCACGCCGCCGGTTTTTCTGCTGGTGGTCGATCTGCCGGATGCGAATGCGGACCATGCGGAGCGCCGCTCGGCCGGACCGTCGGATTGTCGCGCGGCCTTCCGCCGTCGCGGCGCCTTCCCGGCTTCCGGCCTCTCCGGATTCGCCTGGACGCTCTATGAGCGCGAGGAGGGCGTCACAATGTCGGGGCGATGA
- a CDS encoding CreA family protein, which translates to MKPSKFVLSALVTTGLFAAAGAAPARADGPDLIFRKSTDFKLLTPNDKLATYVLDDPEIDGVACYYTVHEKGGVAGMFGVAEQTSDVSLSCRQYGPVKFKEKFGQGDEVFSERRSALWKRLHIVRGCDSKRNALVYMAYSDRLIEGSPENSTSSVPIQPWGTGDVAQCGEFLKK; encoded by the coding sequence ATGAAGCCGTCCAAATTCGTCCTGTCCGCTCTCGTCACCACGGGGCTTTTCGCCGCTGCGGGCGCAGCGCCCGCCCGGGCCGACGGGCCGGACCTCATTTTCCGCAAGTCGACCGACTTCAAATTGCTGACCCCGAACGACAAATTGGCGACCTATGTGCTCGACGACCCGGAGATCGACGGCGTCGCCTGCTATTACACCGTGCATGAGAAGGGCGGCGTCGCGGGAATGTTCGGCGTGGCGGAGCAGACCTCCGACGTGTCGCTCTCCTGCCGCCAATATGGGCCGGTGAAATTCAAGGAGAAATTCGGCCAGGGAGACGAGGTGTTCAGCGAGCGCCGCTCGGCTCTGTGGAAGCGCCTGCATATCGTGCGCGGCTGCGACTCCAAGCGCAATGCGCTGGTCTATATGGCCTATTCCGACCGACTGATCGAAGGATCGCCGGAAAACTCCACCTCGAGCGTGCCGATCCAGCCCTGGGGGACGGGCGATGTCGCGCAATGCGGCGAGTTCTTGAAGAAATAA